The Algoriphagus sp. TR-M9 genome has a window encoding:
- a CDS encoding SusC/RagA family TonB-linked outer membrane protein codes for MKKISLLIYFLLLRAGYAHSMQQHTALSGRVLEAVDLPLPGAMVSLMATDYRTITDAEGSFSLTVPDGQYTLMISYIGMETVRKEISIPLAIPLEIVMIPSELELGTVEIVSTGYQTLPKERATGSFVFLDSQLVQRKVSTDILDRLEDVTPGLQFNRGPQAEGDPISIRGRSTLFSNTSPLIIVDNFPYDGPIENINPNDVASISVLKDAAAASIWGARAGNGVIVITTIKGQQERPLQVSFNSNLTLTEHRDLFYTPQMSIPDFIGIEERLFAANYYSSQENSANRTKLSPAVETMIALRDGKISPQIAEAEMAGYRRSDLRKDLQDHYLQNGINQQYSISLRGGGSHSGYHLSLGYDRMKSDVTGNGGNRWTLASGNHWKLLGDRMEAGLTFNLANLNSKTTTTLPLGYAYDRLIDQDGNPLSIGSSYSSRYIASVQDSGLLDWSYVPLEEIGMQDYVTKAYDFRVSPSLEFALTKSLKIGLFYQYWTNTRTARNRDPLGVFSTRDMINRYTQVAEDGSLSYPVPIGDILTTSQAEAYSHTFRPLVTYTDSWKEKHFLNGIAGMEIRDLQGLDWSNRYYGYQDDMGSSLPVDFVGRYPLYYNPGLQGNILSGISHGGNVDRFISYYSNIGYDYAHRYFLSGSIRKDQANIFGVDANMRGVPLWSVGGGWIISEENFAKSPRMPFLKLRATYGSSGNVNKRLSSYVTAQYVSFGQFDVIPDLRGAAVTNPPNPGLKWEKVLTTNLGLDMETQNGFLSATVEFYSKHSEDLIGEYSLPASVGLSNFTGNFAETRIRGIDLSGHLRLLDRKNFKWTTTIIYSGVKEEVLDFEKKPTVNNLLSSPYSTSPFPIVGRPLYGIYSYHWAGLDSQNGNPLGYLNGESSDNYLQITREATIDNLQYHGSSRPTSFGAFRNDLSFKGFNLSVNISYRFGYYYKRRSIDYYSLLRGEIGHGDYGKRWQNPGDEARTDVPSLPAAADSPRNNFYSNSAALVEKGDHIRLNDVRISYTWTRIDFPKLPFRTAQLYLYAGNLGVLWKASSDGLDPDYQTAKPLKSFSAGFKFDF; via the coding sequence ATGAAAAAAATTTCATTACTTATCTATTTTCTACTGCTACGGGCAGGCTACGCCCATAGTATGCAGCAACACACAGCGCTGTCCGGAAGGGTACTGGAAGCAGTCGACTTACCGTTGCCAGGTGCCATGGTTAGCCTTATGGCCACAGATTACCGCACGATTACAGATGCCGAAGGGAGTTTTAGCCTCACTGTCCCAGATGGGCAGTATACACTGATGATTTCATACATAGGTATGGAAACCGTTCGAAAGGAAATTTCCATCCCATTGGCAATTCCATTAGAAATTGTCATGATCCCCTCCGAGCTGGAATTGGGCACTGTCGAGATAGTCTCCACTGGCTACCAGACCCTCCCCAAAGAACGTGCTACGGGTTCCTTTGTTTTTCTCGACAGCCAGTTGGTGCAGAGGAAAGTAAGCACTGATATTCTGGACCGTTTGGAGGATGTCACGCCCGGTCTCCAATTCAACAGAGGACCACAGGCGGAAGGTGATCCCATTTCCATCAGGGGACGCAGTACGCTTTTCTCCAATACTTCGCCCCTGATCATTGTGGACAATTTCCCTTATGATGGTCCCATAGAGAATATCAATCCAAATGACGTAGCGTCAATTTCAGTCCTGAAAGATGCAGCCGCAGCATCCATCTGGGGTGCCAGAGCGGGAAACGGGGTCATCGTCATTACTACCATAAAAGGGCAACAGGAAAGACCGTTACAGGTCAGCTTCAACTCCAACCTGACCCTGACCGAGCATCGGGATCTTTTTTACACACCGCAGATGTCCATCCCGGATTTCATTGGGATAGAAGAGCGGCTATTCGCCGCAAACTACTACAGCAGCCAGGAAAACAGTGCCAACAGAACAAAGTTGTCTCCCGCCGTTGAGACCATGATTGCTCTTCGTGACGGAAAGATCAGTCCGCAGATAGCTGAAGCAGAAATGGCAGGGTATAGACGCTCGGATCTTCGAAAGGATTTACAGGATCACTACCTTCAGAACGGGATCAATCAGCAATACTCCATATCGCTGAGAGGAGGGGGCAGTCACTCAGGATACCATCTTTCTCTTGGATACGACCGAATGAAGTCTGATGTAACTGGAAACGGAGGAAACCGCTGGACCCTCGCCTCGGGAAACCACTGGAAACTTTTGGGGGACAGGATGGAGGCAGGCTTGACGTTTAACCTGGCCAACCTGAATTCCAAGACCACCACTACGCTGCCTTTAGGATATGCCTATGACAGGTTGATAGATCAGGACGGGAACCCGCTGTCCATTGGCAGTTCTTATAGCTCCCGGTATATTGCATCGGTCCAGGACAGCGGCCTATTGGACTGGTCGTATGTTCCATTGGAGGAGATCGGCATGCAGGATTATGTTACCAAAGCCTATGATTTCAGGGTCAGCCCATCCCTTGAGTTTGCATTGACAAAATCCCTGAAAATCGGTCTGTTTTATCAGTACTGGACCAATACCCGCACTGCCAGAAACAGAGATCCCCTGGGTGTTTTTTCCACCCGTGATATGATCAACCGATATACCCAGGTAGCTGAGGACGGATCACTTAGCTATCCCGTCCCTATTGGAGATATCCTCACTACTTCCCAGGCTGAAGCCTATTCCCATACCTTCAGACCATTAGTTACCTACACTGACAGCTGGAAAGAAAAACACTTTCTCAATGGCATAGCCGGTATGGAAATCAGAGACCTACAGGGATTAGATTGGTCCAACAGATATTATGGGTATCAGGACGATATGGGCAGTAGCTTGCCGGTAGATTTCGTAGGCCGATATCCTTTGTACTATAATCCAGGATTGCAGGGAAACATTTTATCGGGAATATCCCATGGCGGAAATGTGGACCGTTTTATATCCTATTATTCCAATATTGGCTACGATTATGCACACAGGTATTTTTTGTCAGGAAGTATAAGAAAAGACCAGGCAAATATCTTCGGCGTGGATGCCAATATGCGTGGCGTTCCTCTTTGGTCTGTAGGCGGCGGCTGGATCATTTCTGAGGAAAATTTCGCGAAGAGTCCCCGGATGCCCTTTTTAAAACTCCGGGCTACCTATGGTTCCAGTGGCAACGTAAACAAGAGACTTTCCTCTTACGTGACCGCCCAGTATGTTTCCTTCGGACAATTTGATGTAATTCCCGACCTAAGGGGAGCGGCGGTCACTAATCCGCCTAATCCGGGTCTGAAATGGGAAAAAGTGCTGACTACTAACCTGGGGTTGGATATGGAGACTCAGAATGGCTTTTTATCTGCCACAGTTGAATTTTACAGCAAACATTCGGAGGATCTGATCGGGGAATATTCCCTTCCTGCATCTGTTGGACTGAGTAATTTTACCGGAAATTTTGCCGAGACCAGGATCAGGGGAATAGACCTCTCTGGGCATTTACGTTTATTGGACAGGAAGAATTTCAAATGGACCACTACAATAATTTATAGCGGTGTAAAAGAGGAGGTATTGGACTTTGAGAAAAAACCTACCGTAAACAACCTGCTCTCTTCCCCTTATTCCACCAGCCCGTTCCCGATAGTAGGCAGACCTTTATATGGTATCTATTCCTATCATTGGGCAGGACTGGATTCCCAGAATGGTAATCCTCTTGGATATTTGAATGGGGAATCCAGCGATAACTACCTGCAGATTACCAGAGAGGCTACCATTGATAATCTTCAATATCACGGGTCTTCTCGCCCTACATCTTTCGGGGCATTCAGGAATGACCTTTCTTTCAAGGGTTTCAATCTTTCGGTAAATATTTCCTATAGGTTCGGTTATTACTATAAGCGGAGATCCATTGATTATTACTCCTTGTTGAGAGGGGAAATCGGGCATGGTGACTACGGTAAGCGCTGGCAGAATCCCGGGGATGAAGCCCGGACCGATGTTCCCTCATTGCCGGCCGCAGCTGACAGTCCTAGGAATAATTTCTATTCCAATTCGGCCGCCTTGGTAGAAAAGGGGGATCACATTAGGCTGAATGACGTGCGGATATCCTACACATGGACCAGGATAGATTTTCCGAAGCTTCCATTCAGGACTGCCCAGCTCTATCTGTATGCAGGGAATCTGGGTGTTCTCTGGAAAGCATCATCAGATGGCTTGGATCCTGACTATCAAACTGCGAAGCCCTTGAAGTCTTTTTCTGCAGGTTTCAAATTTGATTTTTAA
- a CDS encoding RagB/SusD family nutrient uptake outer membrane protein: MNKLIGNILIGIAVGMTLSCNGFLDEKPEKSILVPNSVDDVRYILDNYKILNENPLLCFILADDYQTVDQSWEGLNPWVQRSYLWQDEIFAPDERSTDYNLLHRKIFYANVALKTLADLGNVDQEVQELKGEALFVRSMSLFYLAQLFLPHPQSSQVESTEIPVHFNPDVNAEPDWVGSKELMERIVMDLEEASLLLSQKAAYPNRPDRLASKGLLSRVYLYMGDFEMAYKAGKEVIGDNSSLLNYADFSAGSPYPFPLFNKETVYYGFTSSYFVTASAMTFIDPELVGLYSENDRRKELFFRDSPSGRPLFRGSYTGVSSLFTGITLSEIYLNVAEAAIRTEMEEEGLGLLTLLATNRYKDVDKWKGEAGGNLLEVVLEERRKELVFRCTRWGDMKRLAAQSELEFPITRVIRNEEYKLEEMEKFTLNLPEYELELEAN, encoded by the coding sequence ATGAACAAACTGATAGGCAATATTTTAATTGGGATAGCCGTAGGTATGACCCTGTCCTGCAACGGTTTTCTGGATGAAAAACCTGAAAAATCAATTTTGGTGCCCAATAGTGTAGACGATGTCCGGTACATTTTGGACAACTATAAAATCTTAAATGAGAACCCATTGCTTTGTTTTATCCTTGCCGATGATTATCAGACCGTTGACCAAAGCTGGGAGGGATTAAATCCCTGGGTCCAACGGTCTTACTTATGGCAGGACGAGATATTTGCTCCAGACGAGAGATCCACGGATTATAATCTTTTGCACCGGAAGATATTCTATGCAAACGTCGCGCTAAAGACCCTAGCTGATCTTGGGAATGTTGATCAGGAAGTCCAGGAGTTAAAAGGAGAGGCATTATTTGTCCGGTCTATGTCTTTGTTCTATTTAGCGCAACTGTTTTTGCCACATCCTCAGTCTTCTCAGGTAGAAAGCACTGAGATTCCTGTTCACTTTAACCCTGATGTCAATGCGGAGCCTGATTGGGTAGGATCGAAAGAGCTAATGGAAAGGATTGTTATGGATTTGGAAGAGGCATCGCTCCTGTTAAGTCAAAAGGCTGCATATCCAAACAGACCGGATAGATTGGCGTCTAAAGGCTTGCTTTCCCGTGTGTATCTTTACATGGGCGATTTTGAGATGGCTTATAAAGCGGGAAAGGAAGTGATAGGTGACAATAGTTCATTGTTAAACTACGCCGACTTCTCAGCAGGTTCTCCTTATCCTTTTCCACTCTTCAATAAGGAAACAGTTTATTACGGTTTTACGAGTAGCTATTTCGTCACGGCCAGTGCCATGACGTTTATTGATCCCGAATTAGTTGGGCTTTATTCAGAAAATGATCGGAGAAAAGAGCTGTTCTTTAGGGACAGCCCAAGTGGACGGCCTCTATTTCGGGGTTCATACACCGGGGTTTCTAGTTTGTTTACTGGGATAACACTTTCAGAAATCTACCTGAATGTAGCGGAAGCTGCCATAAGGACAGAAATGGAAGAAGAAGGTCTTGGGCTTTTGACCCTTCTGGCCACCAATAGGTATAAGGATGTGGATAAATGGAAAGGCGAAGCGGGAGGTAATTTATTAGAGGTAGTGCTGGAAGAAAGGAGAAAAGAGCTTGTTTTCAGATGTACCCGCTGGGGAGATATGAAGCGCCTTGCAGCTCAAAGCGAACTGGAATTTCCGATCACCAGAGTAATCAGAAATGAAGAATATAAACTGGAAGAGATGGAAAAATTCACATTGAACCTGCCAGAATATGAACTTGAACTGGAGGCTAACTAG
- a CDS encoding DUF6520 family protein, producing the protein MNTLIKRLPVFAFVLAVFAAFAFAPKESATEQWGQDGGVWYNVTNMTPDVDYVCDNEIESHCLYDSSGPERNPITPGEDKVFIKLP; encoded by the coding sequence ATGAATACTCTAATTAAAAGATTACCAGTATTTGCGTTTGTGCTGGCGGTATTCGCAGCGTTTGCGTTTGCTCCCAAGGAGTCAGCAACGGAGCAATGGGGACAAGACGGTGGCGTTTGGTACAATGTAACAAACATGACACCTGATGTTGATTACGTCTGTGATAATGAGATTGAAAGCCATTGTCTGTATGACTCTTCAGGACCGGAAAGAAATCCTATAACCCCTGGAGAAGACAAGGTTTTCATCAAATTGCCATAG
- a CDS encoding MauE/DoxX family redox-associated membrane protein produces MEKISSTLLILLWTYTGFDKLIRWDSSRKAFLNQPMPNELEEVLAFVIPGIELLIALLLLFSVTRWWGYLGSILLLTVFTTYVGLIWVGAFPRVPCNCAGILESLGWAEHFVLNVVCIGVAVVGIRFKDLKIEKLEN; encoded by the coding sequence ATGGAAAAAATTAGCTCAACACTCCTTATCCTCCTCTGGACCTACACGGGATTTGATAAACTGATCAGATGGGATTCCAGTAGAAAAGCATTTCTAAACCAACCGATGCCAAATGAGCTGGAAGAGGTTTTGGCATTTGTTATTCCGGGAATAGAGTTGCTGATCGCCCTGCTCCTGCTCTTTTCAGTGACGCGGTGGTGGGGCTACTTGGGAAGTATTCTACTTCTCACAGTATTTACCACTTATGTGGGACTGATCTGGGTGGGAGCTTTTCCAAGAGTACCCTGCAATTGTGCTGGGATCTTGGAGAGTTTGGGGTGGGCGGAGCATTTTGTTTTGAATGTGGTGTGTATAGGGGTGGCTGTTGTTGGTATTCGATTCAAAGATTTGAAAATTGAAAAATTGGAAAACTAG
- a CDS encoding sensor histidine kinase, which yields MKSIIRQFLNKESVVNKGEFNVDSLIFIVNKYSIGVVWLLWTIYLGVDILTRIYSNVDFASVKIIALHYFTGGFFQQFVFFVFLPNVLYLKKWKKLTVLLIFFFIAYLFLKLFILGTPLSEAIVTKGFIVKEGMRIFQFQIYIVALWGMVVAIKTSSEKNRLQLDYDRIRIDHTSIQLNPHMVINLFSGFAASIYPLSRDLYEDFNNFSALLSYCYKDPRFPNFLNEEVQAMEYLISCQKSRFPGKLSFNLTHQLDLVQCSRLVIPKGALMSFVENAFKHGRCFDPNTPCILNMRLVMLENGCQRFSFAIDNAKDISAPKQSSQFGIKAVNRILAHHFIDHYQLFISETHTDFSVFLYIDYEGNFTNWSA from the coding sequence ATGAAATCTATTATTCGTCAATTCCTTAACAAAGAAAGTGTTGTAAACAAGGGAGAATTCAATGTAGACAGCCTGATTTTTATAGTAAATAAGTATTCAATAGGGGTGGTTTGGTTACTTTGGACAATCTATCTGGGAGTAGATATCCTCACCAGAATTTATTCAAACGTTGATTTTGCTTCTGTGAAAATCATAGCATTACACTATTTTACAGGAGGATTCTTTCAGCAGTTTGTTTTTTTCGTCTTCCTTCCAAACGTGCTCTATTTAAAAAAATGGAAGAAACTAACGGTCTTGCTTATATTCTTTTTTATAGCATATCTATTCCTGAAATTATTCATTTTAGGCACACCGCTTTCTGAGGCTATAGTCACAAAAGGGTTCATAGTCAAAGAAGGGATGAGAATCTTCCAATTTCAAATTTACATTGTTGCATTATGGGGAATGGTAGTTGCCATTAAAACTAGCAGTGAAAAGAACAGGCTCCAGTTGGATTATGACCGTATTCGCATCGACCATACTTCCATACAGCTAAATCCCCACATGGTAATCAATCTTTTCAGTGGATTTGCGGCTTCCATTTACCCGCTTTCCCGTGACTTATATGAAGATTTTAATAACTTTTCCGCCCTGTTGTCCTATTGTTATAAAGACCCCCGCTTCCCCAATTTTTTGAATGAGGAAGTTCAGGCTATGGAGTACCTTATTTCTTGCCAAAAAAGTAGGTTTCCAGGCAAGCTCAGCTTTAACTTGACTCATCAATTGGACTTAGTGCAATGTTCCAGACTGGTTATCCCCAAAGGTGCCCTGATGAGCTTTGTTGAAAACGCATTCAAACATGGACGTTGTTTCGATCCCAATACCCCCTGCATATTGAATATGCGTCTTGTCATGCTGGAAAATGGTTGCCAGCGGTTCAGCTTTGCAATAGATAATGCCAAAGATATCAGCGCCCCAAAGCAATCCTCACAGTTTGGGATAAAGGCAGTCAACCGGATTCTTGCCCACCATTTTATCGATCATTACCAACTGTTCATATCAGAAACCCACACAGATTTTAGCGTTTTCTTATACATAGACTATGAAGGAAATTTTACAAATTGGTCTGCTTGA
- a CDS encoding LytR/AlgR family response regulator transcription factor, translating to MKEILQIGLLDDEEKPRNLLASFVAGIAGYNTAFSTDDPYFALKESLGRKIDILITDINMPEMTGLQLTKDIQNLDIPVILYSVHDQLAIDGYGVNTVYFLRKPTKLHEVAYALDNARVFISRLRDRTIPPLEDFVMLKLLKYSKSFMLFTHEVDYLEQNNIDTKLTLDSGDEIVLRSSLKNTLAHINRPFIVRVHRSFAINYYKIKAMDQAYCYMRSGKQIPIGNEYRKDFMEFLRSRRS from the coding sequence ATGAAGGAAATTTTACAAATTGGTCTGCTTGACGACGAAGAAAAGCCGAGGAATTTACTGGCAAGTTTTGTAGCGGGAATAGCCGGCTATAATACTGCCTTTTCTACTGATGATCCCTACTTCGCTCTTAAGGAGTCATTGGGTAGAAAAATTGATATCCTTATCACGGATATTAACATGCCGGAAATGACTGGTTTACAGCTGACCAAAGACATCCAAAATCTGGATATCCCTGTTATTCTCTACTCGGTACACGACCAACTCGCTATAGATGGCTATGGAGTCAATACAGTTTATTTTCTCCGTAAACCAACAAAACTTCACGAGGTTGCCTATGCATTGGATAATGCCCGTGTATTCATTTCCAGGTTACGTGATAGAACAATTCCTCCTCTTGAAGATTTTGTAATGCTGAAACTGCTGAAATATTCCAAAAGTTTCATGCTGTTTACACATGAAGTGGATTATTTGGAGCAAAACAATATCGATACCAAATTAACTTTGGATTCTGGAGATGAAATTGTTTTAAGAAGCTCCCTAAAGAATACGCTAGCCCACATCAACAGACCTTTTATAGTGCGTGTCCACCGTTCGTTCGCTATAAATTATTACAAAATAAAGGCGATGGATCAGGCTTATTGCTACATGAGATCAGGTAAGCAAATCCCAATAGGAAATGAATATCGTAAGGATTTTATGGAGTTCCTGAGGTCAAGAAGGTCCTAG